The following are from one region of the Paenibacillus sp. JZ16 genome:
- a CDS encoding polysaccharide deacetylase family protein, with translation MVRTRTVLLLACCLMLSACGNNGVDQKQGTATEVGNDRATQQNETSGQASAPKEGTDKSTDTDKPETEPEVDTPADPSDEAVKSPDAEAPTEPKYHMNKVYRIVPNDDTVPEKVVLLTFDDGPKEEKMISQMIDTLDKHNAKAIFFVNGYRAKEHPELLKLIHDRGQIIGNHSWDHIDLKKENKQTVKKQIGDVQQIVKEATGSEPKFFRPPFGSGGDIVKEVALSHDLLFMTWSNGSLDWESKSKNKPEAVVSNVLEQLHPGSNILMHELPWTVEALDTLLTKLEAKGYGFVDPRQIEPKIR, from the coding sequence ATGGTTAGAACACGAACAGTACTTCTGCTGGCTTGCTGCCTTATGCTCAGCGCTTGCGGCAACAACGGAGTTGATCAGAAGCAAGGCACGGCCACGGAAGTCGGTAATGACAGAGCAACGCAGCAAAATGAAACCTCTGGACAGGCGTCCGCTCCGAAAGAAGGTACCGACAAGTCAACCGACACGGACAAGCCTGAAACCGAGCCTGAAGTAGATACTCCCGCGGACCCATCGGATGAAGCTGTCAAGAGTCCCGATGCCGAGGCGCCGACTGAACCGAAGTATCACATGAATAAGGTGTATCGCATCGTCCCCAATGATGATACCGTACCCGAAAAAGTGGTGCTGCTCACATTTGACGACGGTCCCAAGGAAGAAAAAATGATCAGCCAAATGATCGATACGCTCGACAAACATAACGCCAAAGCGATTTTCTTCGTGAATGGATACCGCGCAAAGGAACATCCTGAACTGCTGAAGCTGATCCATGACCGCGGTCAAATCATTGGGAATCATTCCTGGGACCATATCGACCTGAAAAAAGAAAATAAACAGACGGTAAAGAAACAGATCGGCGATGTGCAGCAAATCGTCAAGGAAGCGACCGGATCGGAACCGAAGTTTTTCCGTCCTCCGTTCGGCTCAGGCGGAGATATCGTCAAGGAAGTTGCCCTTAGTCATGACCTGCTGTTCATGACCTGGTCCAACGGTTCGCTGGATTGGGAAAGCAAAAGCAAAAACAAGCCCGAAGCCGTAGTCAGCAATGTGCTCGAGCAGCTTCACCCCGGCAGCAACATTCTGATGCACGAGCTTCCGTGGACCGTAGAGGCCCTCGATACCTTACTTACCAAGCTTGAAGCCAAAGGATATGGCTTCGTGGATCCGCGACAAATCGAACCTAAAATAAGATAA
- a CDS encoding genetic competence negative regulator codes for MKIERLSQDKIRIFLTFDDLSERGIQKEEMWQEIPKVYDLFTEMMDQAYSELGFDATGPLAVEVFALPAQGMVVIVTRGKYDHHFGGLSEEDMPDEIYEMEVTLDQSDTIVYVFQDFEVLIEASHMLKDLVGGAGKLYHYMDKWFLYFDPEELDSEKLPAVIAMLAEFGESSSVTEAMLDEYGKKVMPQHAIEVICTHFQRQQ; via the coding sequence ATGAAAATAGAGCGTTTGAGTCAAGATAAGATACGGATTTTCCTCACGTTTGACGATCTGAGTGAGCGTGGGATCCAGAAGGAAGAGATGTGGCAGGAAATACCGAAAGTTTATGACCTGTTTACGGAGATGATGGATCAGGCATACAGTGAGCTCGGATTTGATGCCACCGGACCTCTTGCCGTTGAGGTGTTCGCACTGCCTGCCCAGGGCATGGTGGTTATTGTGACGAGAGGGAAATACGATCATCATTTCGGCGGCTTGTCCGAAGAAGATATGCCGGACGAGATTTATGAAATGGAAGTAACGCTGGATCAAAGTGATACTATCGTCTATGTTTTTCAGGATTTTGAAGTGCTCATTGAAGCATCGCATATGTTGAAGGACCTTGTAGGCGGAGCGGGTAAGCTCTATCACTATATGGATAAATGGTTTTTGTACTTCGATCCTGAGGAATTGGATAGCGAGAAGCTGCCGGCGGTTATTGCAATGCTGGCTGAATTCGGTGAATCCTCTTCAGTAACGGAGGCTATGCTGGATGAATACGGTAAGAAAGTAATGCCTCAGCACGCGATTGAGGTTATCTGTACACACTTCCAGCGTCAGCAATAA
- the prsW gene encoding glutamic-type intramembrane protease PrsW, giving the protein MLVFSVIASALAPGIALLTYFYLKDRYDQEPLHMVIKVFMLGVLIVFPVMILQRGMILWLGDNPVVNSLLVSAGVEEFLKWFVMYHIIFNHTEFDEPYDGILYAVAISLGFATVENLLYAWYSQAAFGPMFLRALLPVSGHAMFGVIMGYYMGHARFTEGKRRRFFLVLSLFLPWMWHGLYDLILSLLTHTWVWFIVPLMVLLWYGGMGKISRANNRSPFRFIKREEEVNT; this is encoded by the coding sequence GTGCTGGTGTTCTCGGTAATTGCGTCAGCTTTGGCGCCGGGAATCGCATTGCTCACGTATTTTTACCTGAAAGATAGGTATGATCAAGAGCCCCTGCACATGGTGATCAAGGTGTTCATGTTAGGGGTTCTGATCGTTTTCCCGGTTATGATTTTGCAGCGGGGAATGATACTATGGCTTGGCGACAATCCGGTAGTCAACTCATTGCTCGTTTCGGCGGGTGTTGAGGAATTTCTGAAATGGTTCGTAATGTATCATATTATTTTTAACCATACGGAATTTGACGAGCCTTATGACGGCATCCTTTATGCAGTGGCGATATCGCTTGGATTTGCTACGGTAGAGAATTTGCTTTACGCTTGGTACAGCCAGGCAGCCTTTGGACCGATGTTCCTGCGGGCACTGCTGCCCGTATCGGGACACGCGATGTTTGGCGTCATCATGGGATACTACATGGGACATGCGAGATTCACGGAAGGAAAACGAAGAAGGTTCTTCCTCGTTCTATCCTTGTTCCTGCCTTGGATGTGGCATGGTTTGTACGACCTGATTCTGAGTCTGCTGACCCACACATGGGTATGGTTCATCGTACCGCTTATGGTGCTGCTATGGTATGGCGGCATGGGCAAAATCTCTAGAGCTAACAACCGTTCTCCTTTCCGATTCATTAAGCGGGAGGAAGAGGTTAACACTTAA
- the ypeB gene encoding germination protein YpeB has translation MYKRLSAILFPVATILLIGALVWGYQENKEKNAILINAENQYQRAFHDLSYNMDRIHAELGNTLAVSSTSQGMHRKGLMNVWRLTSEAQNEISQLPLTLLPFNKTEEFLSRISNFAYKTGVRDLTKEPLSENEVKTLKSLYANSGEITKDLQHVQNKVITNSLRWMDVETALATNKVEDNSIIDGFKTVDKKVESYPELDWGPSVSSIYNRRSVKQLAGMPISEEDVKRKALKFSDGGNDAKVQVTKNGNGTEWVSYTAKVQHPNGHMLSMDFTEKGGQLISYTDERNVGAKQASVQTAIDKAQQFLTKKGYSDMTVVSADQYDNLANFSFVREEDGVLIYPEKITVRSAMDNGDVIGFQASDFVYEHQIKREIPQPKLSLAEAEKVLNPEYKVLYHRKALIKNDRSEDTLCYEFGGRINGAQYRIYINSDTGLEETVEVVKDAQSGIK, from the coding sequence ATGTACAAACGATTAAGCGCTATCCTGTTTCCTGTGGCCACAATTTTATTGATCGGGGCTCTGGTATGGGGTTATCAAGAGAATAAAGAGAAAAACGCCATATTGATTAATGCCGAGAACCAATACCAACGGGCATTCCATGACTTGTCGTACAATATGGACAGGATTCATGCCGAGCTCGGCAATACGCTCGCGGTGAGCTCTACCTCCCAAGGGATGCATCGCAAGGGCTTGATGAATGTATGGCGCCTAACCAGCGAGGCTCAAAATGAGATCAGCCAGCTGCCGCTTACGCTCCTTCCCTTCAACAAGACCGAAGAGTTCCTTTCCCGAATTTCTAATTTTGCTTACAAAACAGGTGTGCGTGATTTAACGAAGGAGCCGCTCAGTGAGAATGAGGTCAAAACGTTGAAATCCTTGTACGCCAACTCCGGCGAAATCACGAAGGATTTGCAGCATGTGCAAAACAAGGTTATCACAAACAGTTTGCGCTGGATGGATGTAGAGACGGCACTGGCTACCAATAAAGTCGAAGATAATTCCATTATTGACGGCTTCAAAACGGTGGATAAGAAGGTGGAGTCCTACCCTGAGCTTGACTGGGGACCATCGGTAAGCAGCATCTATAACCGCCGCTCCGTGAAGCAATTGGCAGGCATGCCGATATCGGAAGAGGATGTGAAACGCAAAGCGCTGAAGTTCTCGGATGGAGGCAATGATGCCAAAGTGCAAGTGACGAAGAACGGAAACGGCACCGAGTGGGTATCGTATACAGCAAAGGTACAGCATCCGAATGGTCATATGCTCAGCATGGACTTTACCGAAAAAGGCGGCCAGCTGATCTCCTATACGGATGAGCGGAATGTGGGTGCCAAGCAAGCGTCCGTTCAAACTGCAATCGACAAAGCCCAGCAATTTCTGACGAAAAAAGGCTATTCCGACATGACGGTGGTTTCGGCGGACCAATATGACAACCTGGCTAACTTTTCCTTTGTTCGTGAAGAGGATGGCGTGCTGATTTATCCTGAAAAAATCACGGTTCGTTCGGCTATGGACAATGGGGATGTCATTGGATTCCAGGCCAGCGATTTTGTATACGAGCATCAGATCAAGCGAGAAATCCCGCAGCCGAAACTTAGTCTTGCCGAAGCGGAGAAGGTCTTGAATCCTGAGTATAAAGTGCTCTATCACCGTAAAGCCTTAATCAAAAACGACCGCTCCGAGGATACTCTGTGTTATGAATTCGGCGGGCGGATTAATGGAGCCCAGTATCGGATTTACATTAACTCGGATACCGGCCTTGAGGAAACGGTCGAGGTCGTGAAGGATGCACAGTCAGGAATTAAATAA